The proteins below come from a single Demetria terragena DSM 11295 genomic window:
- a CDS encoding peptidoglycan D,D-transpeptidase FtsI family protein: MNTPIRRIGLVVGAMFMSLLLASTLIQVVQADDLREREGNRRTLLDSYSRERGSILAGGKPVAVSEETDDDLKWIRRYPSGPMYAPATGYFSFTYGAGRGVEQNYDGMLSGTSDDLFYRRIGDLLSGKPPQGASVELTIDPKVQEAAYSALGNQRGAVVALDPQTGAILAMVSKPSYDPNRLASHNLTSVSDSWSELTTAKNKPMVNRTINGDLYPPGSTFKLVTAAAALETGKYQPSTEGPGPAELDLPQSTATLPNITGQACGPGGRTTMEHALEISCNTYFGQLGMDLGQTTLREQANKFGFGKAIEVPMTATPSIFPPELNEPQLAQSAIGQFDVRATPLQMAMVSAAIANGGKEMNPFLVRNVRDKDLDVISTTDPKEFASPISGDTASSLTSMMQRVVTNGSGKNAQIPGVKVAGKTGTAQTAANKAADVWFTGFAPADNPKIAVAVVVEEGGTMAQEASGGAVSAPIARKVMEAAVSK; this comes from the coding sequence ATGAATACCCCCATCCGGCGGATCGGTCTGGTGGTCGGCGCCATGTTCATGAGCCTGCTGCTAGCCAGCACGCTCATCCAAGTCGTCCAGGCAGACGATCTGCGCGAACGCGAAGGCAACCGACGCACCCTGCTCGACTCCTACAGCCGGGAACGCGGATCTATCCTCGCGGGCGGCAAACCGGTCGCAGTCTCGGAAGAAACCGACGACGACCTGAAGTGGATTCGTCGCTATCCCAGTGGGCCCATGTATGCGCCCGCCACCGGATATTTCTCCTTCACCTACGGTGCCGGGCGTGGCGTGGAGCAGAACTACGACGGGATGCTCTCGGGCACTTCGGATGACCTGTTCTACCGCCGTATCGGCGACCTGCTGAGCGGCAAGCCACCGCAGGGTGCCTCCGTCGAACTGACCATCGACCCCAAGGTGCAAGAGGCCGCGTACTCCGCGCTGGGCAACCAGCGGGGCGCGGTGGTGGCGCTCGACCCTCAGACGGGCGCGATCCTGGCGATGGTGAGCAAGCCGTCGTACGACCCCAACCGGCTCGCCAGCCACAACCTGACTTCAGTGTCGGACAGTTGGTCGGAGCTGACGACCGCCAAAAACAAACCGATGGTCAACCGGACGATTAACGGCGACCTCTATCCGCCTGGGTCCACCTTCAAGTTGGTGACGGCCGCAGCCGCTCTGGAGACGGGCAAGTACCAGCCCAGCACCGAAGGTCCCGGCCCGGCTGAACTCGACTTGCCGCAATCAACCGCGACCTTGCCCAACATCACCGGGCAAGCGTGCGGTCCGGGCGGGCGCACCACGATGGAGCATGCGCTCGAGATTTCCTGCAACACCTACTTCGGCCAGCTGGGCATGGACCTGGGCCAGACCACGCTGCGCGAGCAGGCCAACAAGTTCGGTTTCGGCAAAGCGATCGAGGTGCCGATGACGGCGACTCCGAGCATCTTCCCGCCCGAACTCAACGAGCCACAGCTCGCCCAATCGGCAATCGGACAGTTCGATGTGCGCGCCACACCGCTGCAGATGGCCATGGTCAGCGCGGCCATTGCCAATGGCGGCAAAGAAATGAACCCCTTCCTGGTCCGAAACGTCAGAGACAAAGATCTGGACGTCATCAGCACCACCGACCCCAAAGAGTTCGCGTCACCGATCTCCGGTGACACCGCATCGTCGCTGACCTCGATGATGCAGCGGGTGGTCACCAACGGCTCCGGCAAGAACGCACAGATTCCCGGGGTCAAGGTCGCGGGCAAGACAGGTACGGCGCAGACCGCGGCGAACAAGGCGGCGGATGTGTGGTTCACCGGATTCGCTCCGGCCGACAACCCCAAGATCGCGGTAGCAGTGGTAGTCGAAGAAGGGGGCACGATGGCCCAGGAAGCCAGCGGTGGCGCAGTGTCTGCGCCCATCGCACGCAAAGTGATGGAAGCGGCGGTATCAAAGTGA
- a CDS encoding protein kinase domain-containing protein — protein sequence MSNAAAGGTMGGRYTLTDRIAAGGMGEVWQAKDDVLGRTVALKVLKAGLTDETGFTERFRNEARLSAGLAHGNIAQVYDYGEDSGTAYLVMEYVPGRPLSKLIEERAPMSPIDTVEIIAQAASALQAAHKNGLIHRDVKPANILIDPDGVAKLTDFGIARAADAVAMTKTGEVMGTAQYLAPEAAVGRPATGLSDVYSLGVVAYEMLAGRRPFEAETAVALALAHVNERPPPLPPFVPPTIRAVVHASLEKDPGRRPPSAAEFGRALRQALRDADRMGALSPQRGPMGGQGPRAIGAEQQRQNFTSGPQPTGSTATRAPGPQRNAPPSGPQRTSGPPSGPQHTGGQHAARPQSGPQQVSPPSGPQRLGPQSGPQRVGPPSGPQRLGAPSGPQRTQAQQQSPTRTHATRTELRAEERAGGGPLSSLGRNAKLAIGGVLAALVLIVVVVLALQLGGGDGGGGENPAPSFKTNFTPVSMPGLNSPDRSVL from the coding sequence GTGAGCAACGCAGCAGCGGGCGGGACCATGGGTGGTCGCTACACGCTCACCGATCGGATCGCCGCCGGTGGCATGGGTGAGGTGTGGCAGGCCAAGGACGACGTCCTCGGTCGTACGGTCGCGCTCAAGGTCCTGAAAGCCGGCCTCACCGACGAGACCGGCTTCACCGAGCGCTTCCGCAATGAGGCCCGCCTGTCAGCAGGGTTGGCACACGGCAACATTGCCCAGGTCTACGACTACGGCGAGGACAGCGGCACCGCCTACCTGGTGATGGAGTACGTCCCCGGGCGGCCGCTGTCCAAGCTCATCGAAGAGCGCGCGCCGATGTCGCCCATCGACACGGTCGAGATCATCGCCCAGGCCGCGAGCGCCCTCCAAGCCGCCCATAAGAACGGTTTGATCCACCGGGACGTCAAGCCCGCCAACATCCTCATCGACCCGGACGGCGTCGCCAAGCTCACTGACTTCGGTATCGCCCGGGCCGCCGATGCCGTCGCGATGACCAAGACCGGCGAAGTCATGGGCACCGCCCAGTACCTCGCCCCAGAAGCAGCCGTCGGGCGCCCCGCGACCGGGCTCTCCGATGTCTATTCACTCGGCGTCGTCGCCTACGAGATGCTTGCGGGACGTCGCCCGTTCGAGGCCGAGACCGCCGTGGCGCTCGCGCTCGCCCACGTCAATGAGCGTCCCCCGCCGCTGCCACCGTTCGTTCCGCCGACCATTCGCGCGGTCGTACACGCGTCCTTGGAGAAGGATCCCGGGCGACGGCCACCCTCGGCTGCCGAGTTCGGTCGCGCGCTGCGCCAGGCTCTTCGGGACGCCGACCGGATGGGCGCTCTGTCGCCACAGCGCGGACCCATGGGCGGACAAGGTCCCCGTGCCATTGGCGCCGAGCAACAGCGCCAGAACTTCACCAGTGGGCCGCAGCCCACCGGGTCAACCGCGACCAGGGCTCCTGGACCGCAGCGCAATGCGCCCCCCTCGGGACCGCAGCGCACGTCCGGTCCGCCCAGCGGCCCTCAACACACCGGTGGTCAGCACGCGGCGAGACCACAAAGCGGCCCGCAACAGGTCAGTCCGCCCAGTGGCCCGCAGCGACTCGGTCCCCAGAGTGGCCCGCAGCGCGTCGGTCCGCCCAGTGGACCGCAACGTCTTGGTGCGCCGAGCGGCCCCCAGCGGACCCAGGCACAACAGCAGTCGCCAACCCGAACACACGCCACTCGCACAGAGCTTCGGGCTGAAGAACGCGCAGGAGGCGGCCCGTTGTCTTCCCTGGGGCGCAACGCCAAACTAGCGATCGGTGGTGTCCTGGCGGCCCTCGTACTCATCGTGGTGGTCGTGCTGGCTCTCCAACTCGGCGGCGGCGATGGCGGCGGCGGGGAGAACCCGGCCCCCAGTTTTAAGACCAACTTCACCCCGGTATCCATGCCAGGGCTTAACTCACCCGACCGGAGTGTGCTGTGA
- the pknB gene encoding Stk1 family PASTA domain-containing Ser/Thr kinase: MLGGRYEVGELIGRGGMAEVHLGHDTRLGRQVAIKMLRSDLARDHTFLTRFRREAQSAAGLNHHAIVAVYDSGEDVFIETGGAQVDVPYIVMEFVDGKTLREILNEEGRLSPDEAARITQGVLAALEYSHDHGIVHRDIKPANVMVSRGGSVKVMDFGIARALADAGATMTSAQTVVGTARYLSPEQARGATVDERSDLYSAGCVLYELLTGRTPFVGEPVSLVYQHIQDQPELPSSHEASLPEAMDAITMHALEKDREKRYQSAAEFRTDLQDGRAGRGVSPAAVASLAAVGAASAAVLRRRSEPEPVAASDHTADMADAEEPRRRTALWALAGVVALAAILGIGYLLFQDQGDTETPAATVPAVVQQPQEEAERMIRDVGLVPNVEEVASSSVDQGNVISQNPEANSQVPEGSEVTLEVSTGPGDVSLPDVRGQSETQAIDALTARGFPEDQIRVANQPEDDTTYAKGEVASTNPAPGKRVALSQTVTLRLSSGKVTVPEDLTGKSRDEATVALSQLKLTADVQERTTDDSDQWGTVIEVPKAGDKVDLNSEVTVFVGERPDSTVTVSPPPTEPTETPSPSTEPSSEPSSTPPPPSSSTPPAPSPTSPKGKSTPPPQD, translated from the coding sequence ATGCTCGGTGGCCGCTACGAGGTCGGCGAGCTCATTGGCCGCGGCGGTATGGCCGAGGTTCACCTTGGCCATGACACCCGCCTTGGCCGGCAAGTGGCCATCAAGATGCTGCGATCCGACCTGGCCCGCGACCACACCTTCTTGACCCGCTTCCGCCGCGAGGCGCAATCAGCCGCGGGCCTCAACCACCATGCGATCGTCGCGGTCTATGACTCCGGCGAGGACGTCTTCATCGAGACCGGTGGCGCCCAAGTCGACGTCCCGTACATCGTGATGGAGTTCGTCGACGGCAAGACCCTGCGCGAGATCCTCAACGAGGAGGGTCGCCTCTCCCCGGATGAGGCTGCCCGCATCACCCAGGGTGTGCTCGCGGCGTTGGAGTACTCCCACGACCACGGCATCGTGCACCGCGACATCAAGCCGGCCAACGTCATGGTGAGCCGTGGCGGCAGCGTCAAGGTCATGGACTTTGGCATCGCCCGAGCGCTGGCGGATGCCGGCGCAACGATGACGTCTGCCCAAACCGTGGTTGGCACCGCGCGCTACCTCTCACCCGAGCAGGCCCGTGGCGCCACCGTCGACGAACGCTCTGACCTCTATTCCGCCGGCTGTGTGCTGTACGAACTCCTCACTGGCCGTACGCCATTCGTCGGCGAGCCCGTCAGCCTCGTCTACCAGCACATCCAGGACCAACCGGAGTTGCCGTCCAGCCATGAGGCGAGCCTTCCCGAGGCCATGGATGCCATCACGATGCACGCCTTGGAGAAGGATCGGGAGAAGCGCTATCAGTCGGCGGCCGAATTTCGGACTGACCTGCAGGACGGTCGCGCCGGACGCGGTGTGAGCCCCGCCGCGGTAGCCAGCTTGGCTGCCGTCGGAGCAGCGTCGGCTGCGGTCTTACGTCGCCGGTCGGAACCCGAACCCGTGGCAGCCTCTGATCACACCGCCGACATGGCCGACGCGGAGGAGCCGCGCAGGCGTACCGCTCTGTGGGCTCTGGCCGGGGTGGTCGCTCTCGCGGCCATTCTCGGGATCGGCTACCTGCTATTTCAGGATCAGGGCGACACTGAAACGCCCGCAGCCACGGTTCCGGCGGTCGTCCAGCAGCCTCAAGAAGAGGCCGAGCGGATGATCCGGGACGTCGGCCTGGTGCCCAACGTTGAAGAGGTCGCCAGCTCCTCGGTCGACCAGGGCAATGTGATCTCCCAGAACCCGGAGGCCAACTCTCAGGTGCCCGAGGGGTCAGAGGTCACCTTGGAAGTCTCGACCGGTCCCGGCGATGTGAGTTTGCCAGACGTGCGGGGGCAGTCTGAGACTCAAGCCATTGACGCCTTGACCGCGCGGGGCTTCCCCGAAGACCAGATCAGGGTGGCCAACCAGCCGGAGGATGACACCACCTACGCCAAGGGTGAGGTCGCAAGCACCAACCCGGCTCCGGGCAAGCGGGTCGCGCTGTCGCAGACGGTCACCTTGCGGCTGTCCAGCGGCAAGGTCACGGTCCCTGAAGATCTCACCGGGAAGTCTCGAGACGAGGCCACCGTGGCGCTGAGTCAGCTCAAGTTGACGGCTGACGTCCAGGAGCGCACTACCGACGACTCCGACCAATGGGGAACGGTCATCGAGGTTCCGAAGGCTGGCGACAAGGTTGACCTCAACAGTGAGGTGACGGTCTTCGTTGGCGAGCGACCAGACTCGACGGTCACCGTGTCACCGCCACCAACAGAGCCCACCGAGACGCCTTCCCCCTCAACCGAGCCCAGTAGTGAACCGAGTTCGACACCACCGCCGCCGTCGAGTTCGACTCCGCCGGCGCCGTCCCCCACCTCACCGAAAGGCAAGAGCACGCCTCCGCCGCAGGATTAG
- a CDS encoding aminodeoxychorismate/anthranilate synthase component II, producing MTRILVVDNYDSFVFTIVGYLQQLGAECTVVRNDAITAADGADFDGVLISPGPGTPEDAGVSMSMIEACAEREQPMLGVCLGHQALGVVFGSTVGQAPELLHGKTSQVLHDASGVLDGLGSPFTATRYHSLTIDPDTLSDHLLVNGRTDTGIIMAARHATLPLHGVQFHPESVLTEGGHRLLANWLQVCGDQEAVGRSAGLAPLVHT from the coding sequence GTGACCCGCATTCTCGTTGTCGACAACTACGACTCGTTCGTGTTCACCATCGTCGGCTACCTCCAACAGCTGGGCGCCGAATGCACGGTGGTGCGCAACGACGCGATCACGGCAGCGGACGGCGCCGACTTCGACGGCGTCCTCATCTCGCCGGGACCCGGCACGCCCGAAGACGCGGGGGTGTCGATGAGCATGATCGAGGCGTGCGCTGAGCGTGAGCAGCCGATGCTGGGGGTATGTCTGGGACATCAGGCGCTGGGAGTCGTGTTCGGTTCGACCGTGGGTCAGGCCCCCGAGTTGTTGCACGGCAAAACCTCACAGGTGCTCCACGATGCCTCGGGCGTACTGGACGGGCTCGGCTCCCCTTTCACCGCGACCCGCTACCACTCCCTGACGATCGACCCGGACACCTTGTCGGACCACCTGCTGGTGAACGGCCGTACCGACACCGGAATCATCATGGCCGCCCGGCACGCCACGCTGCCCCTGCACGGAGTGCAGTTCCACCCCGAGAGCGTCTTGACCGAAGGCGGTCACCGACTGCTCGCCAACTGGCTGCAGGTCTGTGGCGACCAGGAGGCCGTCGGCCGTAGCGCCGGATTAGCGCCGCTGGTCCACACCTAA
- a CDS encoding DUF881 domain-containing protein — protein sequence MKAPQWRMLVPVVAMGAGVLFAVSASTSQGDDLRPGANLAGVVQNASNKVDGQHQTVRNLRGDIQRLTAGQPSTSRLGELSKEVNEVAPAAGMRPATGKALKVTLTDSTRDVSSLPQGGTADWLVVHQQDVQGVVNALWRGGASAMMLMDQRVISTSAVRCVGNTLILQGRVYSPPFTITAIGPTEDLKKALDTDPAVQNYRAYVDLAGLGYDVADVKGKFPSYEGSLNLRHAQPVER from the coding sequence ATGAAGGCACCCCAGTGGCGCATGCTGGTCCCCGTAGTCGCGATGGGTGCGGGGGTCCTGTTCGCGGTGAGCGCTTCCACTTCGCAAGGCGACGATCTGCGGCCCGGGGCCAACCTCGCGGGGGTCGTCCAGAACGCGAGCAACAAGGTCGACGGCCAGCATCAGACCGTACGAAACCTGCGCGGCGACATTCAGCGCCTCACCGCGGGACAGCCCAGCACCTCGCGGCTCGGAGAGTTAAGCAAAGAAGTCAACGAGGTAGCGCCGGCCGCTGGGATGCGTCCGGCGACCGGCAAGGCCCTCAAAGTCACCCTCACTGACTCGACTCGCGATGTGTCCTCGCTGCCGCAAGGAGGTACGGCCGATTGGTTGGTCGTCCACCAACAAGACGTGCAGGGTGTCGTCAACGCGCTATGGCGGGGCGGCGCGAGCGCGATGATGCTGATGGATCAGCGCGTGATCTCAACCAGCGCGGTGCGGTGCGTTGGCAACACCCTCATCCTCCAGGGTCGGGTCTATTCGCCGCCGTTCACGATCACCGCGATCGGGCCCACCGAAGACCTGAAGAAGGCACTCGACACCGATCCTGCTGTTCAGAACTACCGGGCCTATGTTGACCTTGCAGGTCTCGGCTACGACGTTGCGGACGTCAAGGGTAAATTCCCGTCCTACGAAGGATCCTTGAATCTACGCCACGCGCAGCCTGTGGAACGCTGA
- a CDS encoding cell division protein CrgA, with translation MSTSKDKDTPDSTDKSAKDDTATSKTSKLKKRRGTRPQAVPGLNPSWWAPVMCTLMLVGLLWIVVFYVASDGTKNTWPIPGIGYGNLAIGFGLIMAGFLMTTRWK, from the coding sequence GTGAGCACGTCGAAGGACAAGGACACTCCCGACTCGACCGATAAGTCTGCCAAGGACGACACTGCGACGTCGAAGACCTCGAAGCTGAAAAAACGCCGGGGTACCCGACCGCAGGCCGTGCCTGGTCTTAACCCGTCCTGGTGGGCACCGGTGATGTGCACCCTGATGCTCGTGGGTCTGCTGTGGATCGTCGTGTTCTACGTCGCGTCCGATGGCACCAAGAACACCTGGCCGATCCCCGGAATCGGCTACGGAAACCTCGCGATTGGGTTCGGCCTCATCATGGCCGGATTCCTCATGACAACGCGGTGGAAGTAG
- a CDS encoding rhomboid family intramembrane serine protease, with the protein MSDPTNGPSESASGGEATPVCPRHPDRPSYVRCQRCERPMCPDCQRVASVGSQCVDCVRQSAREARPIRGIFGGSAALGRPLVTYTIMAICVVVYIAQLASPRVTSSLMYAPLLGGDEPWRMITAAFVHSPAGSGNITAVFHILMNMLALMFCGQYLEQLLGRARFLALYLVSALGGSVGYEVYAGLIADPLQRDSLWFTPTVGASGAVFGLFGALIVLNRHLGRDISQLMGLLVVNTLIPFFYPGIAWQAHVGGALVGAGIAGIIAALGRDRARAQWGGIAAVAVLLVVTAWATYHHVMGPLGL; encoded by the coding sequence GTGTCAGACCCCACGAACGGTCCATCGGAGTCCGCCTCGGGCGGCGAGGCGACTCCGGTCTGCCCTCGCCATCCGGATCGTCCCTCGTATGTGCGTTGTCAGCGCTGCGAGCGACCGATGTGCCCGGACTGCCAGCGGGTCGCGAGTGTCGGCAGCCAATGCGTTGACTGCGTACGGCAATCCGCCCGTGAAGCGCGGCCGATCCGCGGAATATTCGGTGGATCGGCCGCGCTCGGGCGCCCGCTGGTGACCTACACGATCATGGCGATCTGTGTCGTGGTCTATATCGCCCAGCTCGCGTCGCCGCGGGTGACGTCTTCGCTGATGTATGCACCGCTGCTCGGCGGCGACGAGCCGTGGCGGATGATCACCGCGGCGTTCGTGCACTCCCCTGCGGGTAGCGGGAACATCACTGCGGTCTTTCACATCCTGATGAACATGCTGGCGCTGATGTTCTGCGGTCAGTACCTCGAGCAGCTCCTCGGACGGGCTCGCTTCCTTGCGCTCTACCTCGTGTCGGCACTCGGCGGCTCAGTGGGTTACGAGGTCTACGCCGGGCTGATCGCCGACCCGCTCCAACGAGATTCGCTGTGGTTCACCCCCACCGTCGGGGCTTCCGGCGCAGTGTTCGGCCTGTTCGGCGCGTTGATTGTGCTGAACAGGCACTTGGGGCGCGACATCAGCCAACTCATGGGCTTGCTCGTCGTCAACACTCTGATCCCGTTCTTCTATCCCGGAATCGCCTGGCAGGCCCATGTCGGTGGCGCGCTGGTCGGAGCTGGGATCGCCGGAATCATTGCCGCGCTCGGCAGGGACCGGGCGCGGGCGCAGTGGGGCGGGATCGCCGCCGTTGCGGTGTTGCTTGTCGTGACCGCGTGGGCGACCTACCACCATGTGATGGGTCCGCTGGGCTTGTAG
- a CDS encoding peptidylprolyl isomerase, whose translation MNATLHTNHGDINVTLFPNDAPNTVENFTGLATGEKDYKDDAGRTSPTPFYDGLTFHRIIPGFMIQGGCPKGVGIGGPGYEFDDEISPDKNFNAPYMLAMANAGKRMGKGTNGSQFFITVGATSWLQGKHTIFGEVADQAGRDVVDKIAAVQTGGQDKPVEPVVIERVTVTK comes from the coding sequence ATGAATGCAACGCTGCACACCAACCACGGCGACATCAACGTGACGCTGTTTCCCAACGACGCCCCCAACACGGTGGAGAACTTCACCGGACTGGCCACTGGCGAGAAGGACTACAAGGACGACGCGGGCCGTACCAGCCCCACGCCGTTCTATGACGGCCTGACCTTCCACCGCATCATCCCCGGATTCATGATCCAGGGCGGCTGCCCGAAGGGCGTGGGCATCGGTGGCCCGGGTTATGAGTTCGACGATGAGATCTCACCCGACAAGAACTTCAACGCCCCCTACATGCTGGCCATGGCCAACGCCGGCAAGCGCATGGGCAAGGGCACCAACGGATCCCAGTTCTTCATCACTGTCGGCGCCACCTCCTGGCTGCAGGGCAAGCACACCATCTTCGGCGAGGTTGCCGACCAGGCGGGACGCGATGTAGTCGACAAGATCGCGGCCGTTCAGACCGGCGGGCAGGACAAGCCGGTCGAGCCGGTTGTCATCGAACGCGTCACAGTCACGAAGTAG
- a CDS encoding VOC family protein produces the protein MSVARVAQHGAPCWIDVVQPDMSRGREFYGEVFGWTFADPHERSDGIYQIAMLDGRPVAGLAMRSGEPEWRTYLAVDDIDAATSSALASGATISTPVTMQPEGRSAAVVDPFGAHFGLLESSTRREPRMRGLGSWRWATLRTLAPCTVIDWYSAQFGWVERTTPSVTALFLAGQGEGGVDDEPPGAVLPDTHKSLMHAAAWVTTAIEPTHWLPVFRVADRAGSIDRIERLGGTLLSKHDIAGRSEGAVMQDPQGAQFAIARAGA, from the coding sequence ATGAGCGTTGCGCGCGTTGCTCAGCACGGCGCTCCGTGCTGGATTGACGTGGTCCAACCAGATATGTCCCGCGGCCGTGAGTTCTATGGCGAGGTTTTTGGTTGGACCTTCGCTGACCCACACGAGCGCTCCGACGGGATCTATCAGATCGCCATGCTCGACGGACGTCCAGTCGCCGGTCTCGCGATGCGGAGTGGGGAACCAGAGTGGCGGACCTACCTTGCTGTCGATGACATCGACGCCGCGACCAGTTCCGCGCTCGCGTCGGGGGCCACGATCTCCACACCGGTGACAATGCAGCCAGAGGGCCGATCCGCCGCAGTAGTCGACCCGTTTGGCGCACATTTCGGGCTTTTGGAGTCCTCAACCAGGCGTGAGCCTCGAATGCGCGGCCTTGGGTCATGGCGGTGGGCCACGCTGCGCACGCTGGCGCCATGCACCGTGATCGACTGGTACTCGGCCCAGTTCGGCTGGGTAGAACGCACCACTCCCAGCGTGACGGCGTTGTTTCTGGCCGGTCAGGGGGAGGGTGGCGTGGACGACGAGCCGCCCGGCGCGGTCCTCCCAGACACTCACAAGTCCCTGATGCACGCCGCCGCCTGGGTGACCACAGCGATTGAGCCGACCCATTGGTTACCTGTGTTCCGCGTCGCTGACCGTGCTGGATCCATCGACCGCATCGAACGTCTGGGCGGCACACTCCTCAGCAAACATGACATCGCCGGGCGCTCCGAAGGGGCGGTCATGCAAGATCCACAGGGTGCGCAATTCGCCATCGCTCGTGCCGGCGCCTGA
- a CDS encoding ATP-grasp domain-containing protein — protein sequence MNVVFVEPNFPRNQREFVRALHEAGATVFAVGETPSEWLDEELRGWIDHYEQTNSVTDVDQLRAVVEHFQSMAWIDALEATIEAHTLPAAIVREQTGIPGTSVKTTWLCRDKPSMKEALRQAGVPTAASAAVSTLEELREFARTVGYPLIVKPRDGAGAAGTHKIENDTELAAVARELEGTESVAVEEFVEGHEGFYDTLSLDGRVALDFACHYYPNVLEAMRTRWVSPQYISTNRVEEAPFYGELREMGERVNAALGIGTSATHMEWFYGPKGLRFSEIGARPPGVGCWDLYSVGNDMDVYRAWADAITHGEVTARPSRQYATGIIALRPNQDGFISGYSGLDLIQTTMGEWVIDAHVPDPGTPTQSVAAGYMANAWIRLKHPDYDALRAMLNEVGETVQVYAS from the coding sequence ATGAATGTGGTGTTTGTCGAACCGAACTTTCCTCGTAACCAACGGGAGTTTGTTCGCGCTCTCCACGAAGCAGGCGCAACGGTCTTCGCCGTCGGAGAAACTCCATCAGAGTGGCTGGATGAGGAGTTGCGCGGGTGGATCGATCACTACGAGCAGACCAACTCGGTCACTGATGTCGACCAGTTGCGCGCTGTGGTGGAGCACTTCCAGTCGATGGCATGGATCGACGCCCTCGAGGCGACCATCGAGGCGCATACTCTCCCGGCGGCAATCGTTCGGGAACAGACCGGCATCCCAGGGACAAGCGTCAAGACGACCTGGCTCTGTCGCGACAAGCCCTCGATGAAGGAGGCGCTGCGACAGGCCGGCGTACCCACTGCAGCCTCAGCCGCGGTGTCAACACTTGAAGAGTTGCGCGAGTTCGCACGCACCGTGGGTTATCCGCTGATCGTTAAACCCCGCGACGGCGCGGGGGCTGCGGGCACGCACAAGATTGAGAACGACACTGAACTCGCTGCTGTAGCAAGGGAATTGGAAGGCACCGAGTCGGTAGCCGTCGAGGAGTTCGTTGAGGGTCACGAGGGTTTCTACGACACCTTGTCCCTCGATGGCCGGGTTGCTTTGGACTTCGCGTGCCACTACTACCCCAATGTGCTCGAGGCGATGCGTACGCGCTGGGTCAGCCCGCAGTACATCTCGACCAACCGGGTCGAGGAAGCCCCGTTCTATGGCGAACTACGCGAGATGGGCGAGCGGGTCAACGCAGCCCTCGGAATAGGCACCTCCGCCACCCACATGGAATGGTTCTACGGGCCAAAAGGTCTGCGTTTCAGTGAAATTGGGGCTCGCCCACCAGGCGTTGGTTGTTGGGATCTTTACAGTGTCGGCAATGACATGGATGTCTACCGGGCATGGGCCGATGCCATCACCCACGGCGAGGTGACCGCCCGCCCGTCCCGGCAGTACGCCACCGGCATCATCGCGCTGCGCCCGAACCAGGACGGGTTCATCAGCGGCTACAGCGGTCTCGACTTAATCCAGACCACGATGGGCGAGTGGGTCATCGACGCACACGTGCCAGACCCGGGGACCCCCACCCAATCGGTCGCCGCGGGCTATATGGCGAATGCGTGGATTCGCCTGAAGCATCCGGACTATGACGCGCTGCGCGCCATGCTCAACGAAGTCGGGGAAACCGTGCAGGTTTACGCTTCGTGA